A stretch of the Streptosporangium sp. NBC_01755 genome encodes the following:
- a CDS encoding DeoR/GlpR family DNA-binding transcription regulator: MEGNNRIRAIMSALRASDVVSVAELAVEHAVSEMTIRRDLDELAQQGVVRRIRGGAVSLLLRGEEPPFVVREREATEAKRRIAGEVAALLADGEAVLLDSGTTSLEIARAIRDRRLTVLPLCLQVTTELSTAARIRLVLPGGEVRPGELSFTGPLTESTIRSLRFDTAVIGCCGLSAEHGLTAHDLSDVAVKQAAIASARRVIAATDSGKFTRTAFGAVCPLDRLDMVVTDTALPTAEHDAMVAAGVTVRTV, encoded by the coding sequence ATGGAAGGTAACAATCGCATTCGCGCGATCATGTCGGCACTGCGCGCCAGCGACGTCGTCTCCGTCGCGGAACTTGCGGTCGAGCACGCGGTCTCGGAGATGACCATCCGCCGCGACCTCGACGAGCTCGCCCAGCAGGGCGTGGTCAGGCGGATCCGCGGCGGCGCGGTGAGCCTGCTGCTGCGCGGAGAGGAACCACCCTTCGTGGTACGCGAACGCGAGGCGACGGAGGCCAAGCGGCGGATCGCGGGCGAGGTCGCTGCCCTGCTCGCCGACGGCGAGGCCGTGCTGCTCGACAGCGGCACCACCTCCCTGGAGATCGCCCGCGCGATCCGTGACCGCCGCCTGACGGTCCTGCCGCTCTGCCTGCAGGTGACCACCGAGCTCAGCACCGCCGCCCGGATCCGCCTGGTGCTGCCCGGCGGGGAGGTCCGCCCCGGCGAGCTGAGCTTCACCGGCCCACTGACCGAGAGCACCATCCGCTCCCTGCGCTTCGACACCGCGGTCATCGGCTGCTGCGGCCTGTCCGCCGAACACGGCCTCACCGCTCACGACCTGTCCGACGTCGCCGTCAAGCAGGCGGCGATCGCCTCGGCCCGGCGCGTGATCGCGGCCACCGACTCCGGCAAGTTCACCCGCACCGCGTTCGGCGCGGTCTGCCCGCTGGACCGCCTCGACATGGTCGTCACCGACACCGCACTCCCCACCGCCGAGCACGACGCCATGGTCGCGGCGGGCGTCACCGTCCGCACCGTCTGA